From Pseudomonas sp. G2-4:
GCCACATGTGCGTCGATGGCGTCGTGCGGGCGGCGGCAGACCTGGGCTACGACGTCACGGTAATCCACGATGCCTGCGCCACCCTCGACCTGGAATTCAATGGCGTCGTCGTTCCAGCCGCCCAGGTGCATGCGGCGTTCATGGCGGCGCTGGGGTTTGCTTATGCGAGCGTGGTAAGCGCCGAGCAGTTTTTGGCGGCCAGCCGCTGAGGGGTAATCAATTATTCAAGGGCAGGGAGAAACCGCGCAACTGAAGCGCAATGCAGTTCACTTAAGAGAAATGATGGACCTGTGGCGAGGGAGCTTGCTCCCGCTCGGCTGCGAAGCAGTCGTAAACTGCCGGGTGCGGTGTATCTGATGCTCCGCATTTGGCAGGTTTTGGGGCCGCTTCGCGGCCCAGCGGGAGCAAGCTCCCTCGCCACGGGTTTATCGATTGCCTTAAGGGAACGGCATTAGGCAACTGAAGCGTGGCTTTTCCTTTTGAACTCTCGATGGTGATTTCCACTAGGCGTACTTGAGGAATAACGATAAGAATGGCCGGTCAGTTTTCCCCCTAGAGCCAGCCGCATGAAACGCAAACGCCCGCCGCGCCTGGTCGACTCCCCTGTCCCGATCGACACCGCTGCATCAGCGCCACGGCACCCACCTACTTGGGATTGCTCAAGCAACGTATCCCGGCCGGGATACTTCGGCACCATGCTGTACGCCGTGGCGGTGTTCCTGGCCTTGCCGGTCTACGGACTGGCCGTGTTATCGATGAAGCTGTTTCATGTCGGACAGAGCCTGTCGCCCATTCACACAAGAGTGATCGAGGATCCACTGTTTTTGGCGCTCACGTTCATCAGCGCATTTGTGGCCGTCTGCATGCTCAACTGGCTCGCCTCCGGGCCCAAGGTGCTTGGTTTCTGCTTTGACGAACGTCAGCAACGCCTCACCTTCATCCAGCGCCGTCCAGCCCGAAAAACCACCGAGGAATCCGTGCCGTACAGCGACATCCATTTCATCAAGCCCTACAAAACGACTGCTTACGGCAACGTTTGTCATTTCGTGGTGGGCTTCGCCGGGGGCAATGGCAAGGACATCGCACTTCGGTTTTGGGTGGACCTGACGGATCAGGACATGGCGTTTCATGCTGCGTGGTTGAGTCAGTCGGTTGGCGAGAGGATGCAGGAGGTATTGGATCTGGATTTGTGAGCAAGGGCGGGTTTGCCAGTGTCCCCAAGTCACGATTCGGTTTGCGCCAGACAAATAAAAAGCCCCAAGTGCAGAGCGCTTGGGGCTTTCAGGGAACTACCTGAGCAATAGTCTCAGGCAGGAATCAGAACGGAATATCGTCATCAAAGCTGTCGAAATCCGGCGCCGGTTGCGGCGCGGCTTGTTGTGGGGCCGCCGGGCGCTCGCGTTGTGGCTGTGGCGCCGACTGCTGTGGGCGAGGCGCCTGCTGACGTGGGGCTGGGGCCGATTGCTGGTAGTTGTTGCCACCTTGTTGCTGGTCACCCTGTGGACGGCCGCCCAGCAGTTGCATGGTGCCTTGCATGTCGACCACGATCTCGGTGGTGTAACGCTTGATACCGTCTTTTTCCCACTCGCGGGTCTGCAGCTTGCCTTCGATGTACACCTGCGAACCCTTGCGCAGGTATTCACCGGCGATCTCAGCCACCTTGCCGAACATCGACACGCGGTGCCATTCGGTCTTCTCGACCTTCTGGCCGGTCTGCTTGTCGGTCCACTGTTCGCTTGTCGCCAGACTCAGGTTGGTCACGGCGTTGCCGTTCGGCAGGTAGCGAACTTCGGGATCCTGGCCGCAAGTACCGACCAATATGACTTTGTTAACCCCACGGGCCATAACGTTCTCCTAGGCTTCGCACGCGTTCGGGGCCGGGTTGTTCACCAGGCGCTCAAGCGTCGCGCGATCCAATAATTCGGTGTCCAGTTTGATATAAACGGCCGCTTCGTCGGCGACCACCACTGCATCGGTTACTCCAACGACGGCCTTGAGGCGCTCGGTCAGGCCTGCTTCGCGGATGGCTTCGGGCGACAACGGCAAGCGCAGGCTCGTCACATACGGAGGTTCGCGCATGGTAACAGCAAAAAGCAGCCAAAGTGCAGCCAGCGCGGCGCATCCCAGGAACACAACCGACAAACCGCCATGCTGGAACAGCCAGCCGCCGAGAATCCCCCCCAACGCTGATCCCAGGAACTGGCTGGTGGAATAAACCCCCATCGCCGTGCCCTTGCCGCCCGCTGGTGAAACCTTGCTGATCAGCGACGGCAGCGACGCCTCCAGCAGATTGAACGCGGTGAAGAACACCACCGTGCCGATCACCAGAGCCCTCAAGCTATCGCCGAACTGCCAGAAGAATAGCTCAGTGAGCATCAGCGTCATGACGGCAC
This genomic window contains:
- a CDS encoding single-stranded DNA-binding protein, with the protein product MARGVNKVILVGTCGQDPEVRYLPNGNAVTNLSLATSEQWTDKQTGQKVEKTEWHRVSMFGKVAEIAGEYLRKGSQVYIEGKLQTREWEKDGIKRYTTEIVVDMQGTMQLLGGRPQGDQQQGGNNYQQSAPAPRQQAPRPQQSAPQPQRERPAAPQQAAPQPAPDFDSFDDDIPF